Proteins from a single region of Synchiropus splendidus isolate RoL2022-P1 chromosome 3, RoL_Sspl_1.0, whole genome shotgun sequence:
- the LOC128756066 gene encoding band 4.1-like protein 3 isoform X1 yields the protein MVKCVESSPSPPELRCTTVMAGSGDSLATAHLEDDAHTEEQLTPQRGGGATPLPADDSLSRFSSSSWITRSPPRTRRNFRTMIAKVTLLDGSVFSCAVEKSARGQLLLDQVCEHVNLLERDYFALCFLDADNIKNWLDPGKAMKKQVRGVPWNFTFNVKFYPPEPARLSEDLTRYFLCLQLRQDIVSGRLPCSSATLTALGSYTVQSELGDCDPEGSSCENITELTLAPTQTRDLEKRICDLHKTHRGMSPADAEMNFLNIVKKLSMYGVDLHNVKDSEGVAMMLGVCSSGLHVYRDRLRINRFSWSKILKISYKRNNFYIKIRPGEYEQFESTIGFKLQNHRTAKRLWKVCVEHHSFFRLLSPEETPKRSVFLGSKFRFSGRTQIQSRRASAQISRPAPHFYRSISKRNLSRSLDGGRPQMQHKCEQVHDCGCADLGAGLDAAAKASDLSSSRTLESRMEEEVQVTQEVQVTEEAQVTEEAQVTQEVQVTQEVWVTQEAQVTQEVQVMEEVQVMVELHRTDDVKEEDNVTPESPSSPQKGDTKTETSDPAEEDLSHTELTLGSPEEAPNPLTTISELRRCFLEGDGLLADQAVTEWDRRLACRRADDSPMIEPLEPEEEQMHARVSHDVQQAAGADSDGGEDSVGSDASSRDSDDVISVLDARESEESLEPEASAGLLPALCLDLHRHDDENSEHLEDPAEGALTHPHSQPTVDPDEDEDDDGTTRQKVAQVLPVPLSQHHRALLWSNPLTPAVLPSCPRLSSLTDSVVSSAAGPGGPCHEEVTIREFQGTVRNTGGEENCDFRSQRAGLSFPAEVRPANPAPLNSSPVFHHLEYNRSATSV from the exons ATGGTCAAATGCGTTGAGAGTTCTCCGAGTCCACCAGAGCTCAG GTGCACCACCGTGATGGCTGGGTCAGGTGACTCTCTGGCGACCGCGCACCTGGAGGACGACGCTCACACTGAGGAGCAGCTCACGCCACAGAGG GGGGGCGGAGCCACGCCTTTACCGGCCGACGACTCTCTGAGCCGTTTCTCGTCCAGCAGTTGGATCACGCGCTCGCCGCCCAGAACCCGTCGCAACTTCCGAACCATGATCGCCAAGGTCACGCTGCTGGACGGCTCCGTGTTCTCCTGCGCGGTGGAG AAAAGCGCACGtggtcagctgctgttggaccagGTGTGTGAGCACGTCAACCTGCTGGAGAGAGACTACTTTGCCTTGTGCTTCCTGGACGCTGACAACATCAAG AACTGGCTGGATCCAGGGAAAGCGATGAAgaagcaggtcagag GTGTTCCCTGGAACTTCACTTTCAACGTCAAGTTTTATCCGCCGGAGCCCGCCCGCCTCTCTGAGGACCTCACCAG GTACTTCCTGTGTCTTCAGCTGAGACAGGACATCGTGTCAGGACGGCTTCCTTGTTCCTCGGCGACGCTGACTGCGCTGGGCTCGTACACCGTCCAGTCAGAGCTGGGCGACTGTGACCCGG agggcagcagctgcGAGAACATCACGGAACTGACTTTGGCTCCAACTCAGACCAGAGACTTGGAGAAAAGGATCTGTGACCTTCACAAAACACACAG ggggaTGAGTCCTGCTGACGCTGAGATGAACTTCCTCAACATTGTCAAAAAACTCTCCATGTACGGTGTTGATCTTCATAACGTAAAg GACTCGGAGGGCGTGGCCATGATGCTGGGCGTGTGCAGTAGTGGCCTGCATGTCTACAGGGACAGACTCAGGATCAACAGGTTCTCCTGGTCCAAGATTTTGAAGATCTCGTACAAAAGAAACAATTTCTATATCAAGATCCGACCTGGAGAG TATGAGCAGTTTGAGTCAACCATCGGCTTCAAACTACAGAATCACCGAACTGCAAAGAGACTGTGGAAGGTTTGTGTGGAGCACCACTCTTTTTTCAG GCTGCTGTCCCCTGAAGAGACGCCAAAACGCTCTGTGTTTCTGGGGTCCAAGTTTCGGTTCAGTGGCCGGACTCAGATCCAGAGTCGCAGAGCCAGCGCTCAGATATCAAGACCTGCTCCCCATTTCTACCGCAGCATCAGCAAGAGGAACCTGAGCCGCAGCCTGGACGGCGGTAGGCCTCAGATGCAGCACAAGTGTGAGCAAGTTCATGACTGTGGCTGTGCAGATCTGGGTGCAGGACTGGATGCTGCAGCGAAGGCAAGtgacctcagcagcagcagaactctggagagcaggatggaggaggaggtccaGGTCACACAGGAGGTCCAGGTCACGGAGGAGGCTCAGGTCACGGAGGAGGCTCAGGTCACGCAGGAGGTCCAGGTCACGCAGGAGGTCTGGGTCACGCAGGAGGCTCAGGTCACGCAGGAGGTccaggtgatggaggaggtccaggTCATGGTGGAATTGCACAGGACGGATGATGTCAAGGAAGAAGACAACGTGACTCCTGAAAGTCCCTCAAGTCCTCAGAAAGGCGACACCAAG ACGGAGACCTCGGATCCAGCAGAGGAAGACCTCAGCCACACTGAG CTGACGCTGGGCAGCCCGGAGGAGGCTCCCAATCCTCTCACTACCATCAGCGAACTCCGCCGCTGCTTTCTAGAAGGAGATGGCCTTTTGGCAGACCAAGCGGTGACGGAGTGGGATCGACGCTTGGCCTGCAGACGAGCCGACGACTCTCCGATGATTGAACCCCTGGAGCCAGAGGAG gagcAAATGCATGCCCGTGTCAGCCACGATGTCCAGCAGGCAGCTGgagcagacagtgatggaggggaGGATAGCGTAGGCAGCGATGCTAGCAGCCGggacagtgatgatgtcatcagtgtgCTGGACGCCAGAGAGTCTGAGGAGTCTCTGGAGCCGGAGGCCTCAGCAGGCCTGCTCCCAGCGCTGTGCTTGGACCTCCATCGCCATGACGATGAGAACTCGGAGCACTTGGAAGATCCTGCCGAAGGTGCTCTCACGCATCCACACAGTCAGCCCACAGTTGACCCGGATGAAGACGAGGACGATGACGGGACGACTCGGCAAAAGGTGGCGCAAGTCCTTCCTGTCCCCCTGAGCCAGCATCATAGAGCCCTTCTCTGGTCCAACCCGCTCACCCCAGCCGTCCTCCCAAGCTGCCCCCGTCTCTCCTCCTTGACTGACAGTGTTGTCTCTTCTGCAGCTGGTCCTGGAGGCCCCTGTCATGAGGAAGTCACCATCAGGG AATTCCAAGGGACTGTCAGAAACACGGGTGGAGAAGAGAATTGTGATTTCAGGAGCCAGCGGGCAG GACTGAGTTTTCCAGCTGAGGTCCGGCCTGCAAACCCCGCCCCACTCAACTCTTCACCAGTTTTTCATCACCTGGAATACAATCGTTCCGCGACCTCCGTTTAG
- the LOC128756066 gene encoding protein 4.1-like isoform X5, whose protein sequence is MVKCVESSPSPPELRCTTVMAGSGDSLATAHLEDDAHTEEQLTPQRGGGATPLPADDSLSRFSSSSWITRSPPRTRRNFRTMIAKVTLLDGSVFSCAVEKSARGQLLLDQVCEHVNLLERDYFALCFLDADNIKNWLDPGKAMKKQVRGVPWNFTFNVKFYPPEPARLSEDLTRYFLCLQLRQDIVSGRLPCSSATLTALGSYTVQSELGDCDPEGSSCENITELTLAPTQTRDLEKRICDLHKTHRGMSPADAEMNFLNIVKKLSMYGVDLHNVKDSEGVAMMLGVCSSGLHVYRDRLRINRFSWSKILKISYKRNNFYIKIRPGEYEQFESTIGFKLQNHRTAKRLWKVCVEHHSFFRLLSPEETPKRSVFLGSKFRFSGRTQIQSRRASAQISRPAPHFYRSISKRNLSRSLDGGRPQMQHKCEQVHDCGCADLGAGLDAAAKASDLSSSRTLESRMEEEVQVTQEVQVTEEAQVTEEAQVTQEVQVTQEVWVTQEAQVTQEVQVMEEVQVMVELHRTDDVKEEDNVTPESPSSPQKGDTKTETSDPAEEDLSHTELTLGSPEEAPNPLTTISELRRCFLEGDGLLADQAVTEWDRRLACRRADDSPMIEPLEPEEEQMHARVSHDVQQAAGADSDGGEDSVGSDASSRDSDDVISVLDARESEESLEPEASAGLLPALCLDLHRHDDENSEHLEDPAEGALTHPHSQPTVDPDEDEDDDGTTRQKLVLEAPVMRKSPSGNSKGLSETRVEKRIVISGASGQD, encoded by the exons ATGGTCAAATGCGTTGAGAGTTCTCCGAGTCCACCAGAGCTCAG GTGCACCACCGTGATGGCTGGGTCAGGTGACTCTCTGGCGACCGCGCACCTGGAGGACGACGCTCACACTGAGGAGCAGCTCACGCCACAGAGG GGGGGCGGAGCCACGCCTTTACCGGCCGACGACTCTCTGAGCCGTTTCTCGTCCAGCAGTTGGATCACGCGCTCGCCGCCCAGAACCCGTCGCAACTTCCGAACCATGATCGCCAAGGTCACGCTGCTGGACGGCTCCGTGTTCTCCTGCGCGGTGGAG AAAAGCGCACGtggtcagctgctgttggaccagGTGTGTGAGCACGTCAACCTGCTGGAGAGAGACTACTTTGCCTTGTGCTTCCTGGACGCTGACAACATCAAG AACTGGCTGGATCCAGGGAAAGCGATGAAgaagcaggtcagag GTGTTCCCTGGAACTTCACTTTCAACGTCAAGTTTTATCCGCCGGAGCCCGCCCGCCTCTCTGAGGACCTCACCAG GTACTTCCTGTGTCTTCAGCTGAGACAGGACATCGTGTCAGGACGGCTTCCTTGTTCCTCGGCGACGCTGACTGCGCTGGGCTCGTACACCGTCCAGTCAGAGCTGGGCGACTGTGACCCGG agggcagcagctgcGAGAACATCACGGAACTGACTTTGGCTCCAACTCAGACCAGAGACTTGGAGAAAAGGATCTGTGACCTTCACAAAACACACAG ggggaTGAGTCCTGCTGACGCTGAGATGAACTTCCTCAACATTGTCAAAAAACTCTCCATGTACGGTGTTGATCTTCATAACGTAAAg GACTCGGAGGGCGTGGCCATGATGCTGGGCGTGTGCAGTAGTGGCCTGCATGTCTACAGGGACAGACTCAGGATCAACAGGTTCTCCTGGTCCAAGATTTTGAAGATCTCGTACAAAAGAAACAATTTCTATATCAAGATCCGACCTGGAGAG TATGAGCAGTTTGAGTCAACCATCGGCTTCAAACTACAGAATCACCGAACTGCAAAGAGACTGTGGAAGGTTTGTGTGGAGCACCACTCTTTTTTCAG GCTGCTGTCCCCTGAAGAGACGCCAAAACGCTCTGTGTTTCTGGGGTCCAAGTTTCGGTTCAGTGGCCGGACTCAGATCCAGAGTCGCAGAGCCAGCGCTCAGATATCAAGACCTGCTCCCCATTTCTACCGCAGCATCAGCAAGAGGAACCTGAGCCGCAGCCTGGACGGCGGTAGGCCTCAGATGCAGCACAAGTGTGAGCAAGTTCATGACTGTGGCTGTGCAGATCTGGGTGCAGGACTGGATGCTGCAGCGAAGGCAAGtgacctcagcagcagcagaactctggagagcaggatggaggaggaggtccaGGTCACACAGGAGGTCCAGGTCACGGAGGAGGCTCAGGTCACGGAGGAGGCTCAGGTCACGCAGGAGGTCCAGGTCACGCAGGAGGTCTGGGTCACGCAGGAGGCTCAGGTCACGCAGGAGGTccaggtgatggaggaggtccaggTCATGGTGGAATTGCACAGGACGGATGATGTCAAGGAAGAAGACAACGTGACTCCTGAAAGTCCCTCAAGTCCTCAGAAAGGCGACACCAAG ACGGAGACCTCGGATCCAGCAGAGGAAGACCTCAGCCACACTGAG CTGACGCTGGGCAGCCCGGAGGAGGCTCCCAATCCTCTCACTACCATCAGCGAACTCCGCCGCTGCTTTCTAGAAGGAGATGGCCTTTTGGCAGACCAAGCGGTGACGGAGTGGGATCGACGCTTGGCCTGCAGACGAGCCGACGACTCTCCGATGATTGAACCCCTGGAGCCAGAGGAG gagcAAATGCATGCCCGTGTCAGCCACGATGTCCAGCAGGCAGCTGgagcagacagtgatggaggggaGGATAGCGTAGGCAGCGATGCTAGCAGCCGggacagtgatgatgtcatcagtgtgCTGGACGCCAGAGAGTCTGAGGAGTCTCTGGAGCCGGAGGCCTCAGCAGGCCTGCTCCCAGCGCTGTGCTTGGACCTCCATCGCCATGACGATGAGAACTCGGAGCACTTGGAAGATCCTGCCGAAGGTGCTCTCACGCATCCACACAGTCAGCCCACAGTTGACCCGGATGAAGACGAGGACGATGACGGGACGACTCGGCAAAAG CTGGTCCTGGAGGCCCCTGTCATGAGGAAGTCACCATCAGGG AATTCCAAGGGACTGTCAGAAACACGGGTGGAGAAGAGAATTGTGATTTCAGGAGCCAGCGGGCAG GACTGA
- the LOC128756066 gene encoding band 4.1-like protein 3 isoform X7: protein MVKCVESSPSPPELRCTTVMAGSGDSLATAHLEDDAHTEEQLTPQRGGGATPLPADDSLSRFSSSSWITRSPPRTRRNFRTMIAKVTLLDGSVFSCAVEKSARGQLLLDQVCEHVNLLERDYFALCFLDADNIKNWLDPGKAMKKQVRGVPWNFTFNVKFYPPEPARLSEDLTRYFLCLQLRQDIVSGRLPCSSATLTALGSYTVQSELGDCDPEGSSCENITELTLAPTQTRDLEKRICDLHKTHRGMSPADAEMNFLNIVKKLSMYGVDLHNVKDSEGVAMMLGVCSSGLHVYRDRLRINRFSWSKILKISYKRNNFYIKIRPGEYEQFESTIGFKLQNHRTAKRLWKVCVEHHSFFRLLSPEETPKRSVFLGSKFRFSGRTQIQSRRASAQISRPAPHFYRSISKRNLSRSLDGGRPQMQHKCEQVHDCGCADLGAGLDAAAKASDLSSSRTLESRMEEEVQVTQEVQVTEEAQVTEEAQVTQEVQVTQEVWVTQEAQVTQEVQVMEEVQVMVELHRTDDVKEEDNVTPESPSSPQKGDTKTETSDPAEEDLSHTELTLGSPEEAPNPLTTISELRRCFLEGDGLLADQAVTEWDRRLACRRADDSPMIEPLEPEENSKGLSETRVEKRIVISGASGQD, encoded by the exons ATGGTCAAATGCGTTGAGAGTTCTCCGAGTCCACCAGAGCTCAG GTGCACCACCGTGATGGCTGGGTCAGGTGACTCTCTGGCGACCGCGCACCTGGAGGACGACGCTCACACTGAGGAGCAGCTCACGCCACAGAGG GGGGGCGGAGCCACGCCTTTACCGGCCGACGACTCTCTGAGCCGTTTCTCGTCCAGCAGTTGGATCACGCGCTCGCCGCCCAGAACCCGTCGCAACTTCCGAACCATGATCGCCAAGGTCACGCTGCTGGACGGCTCCGTGTTCTCCTGCGCGGTGGAG AAAAGCGCACGtggtcagctgctgttggaccagGTGTGTGAGCACGTCAACCTGCTGGAGAGAGACTACTTTGCCTTGTGCTTCCTGGACGCTGACAACATCAAG AACTGGCTGGATCCAGGGAAAGCGATGAAgaagcaggtcagag GTGTTCCCTGGAACTTCACTTTCAACGTCAAGTTTTATCCGCCGGAGCCCGCCCGCCTCTCTGAGGACCTCACCAG GTACTTCCTGTGTCTTCAGCTGAGACAGGACATCGTGTCAGGACGGCTTCCTTGTTCCTCGGCGACGCTGACTGCGCTGGGCTCGTACACCGTCCAGTCAGAGCTGGGCGACTGTGACCCGG agggcagcagctgcGAGAACATCACGGAACTGACTTTGGCTCCAACTCAGACCAGAGACTTGGAGAAAAGGATCTGTGACCTTCACAAAACACACAG ggggaTGAGTCCTGCTGACGCTGAGATGAACTTCCTCAACATTGTCAAAAAACTCTCCATGTACGGTGTTGATCTTCATAACGTAAAg GACTCGGAGGGCGTGGCCATGATGCTGGGCGTGTGCAGTAGTGGCCTGCATGTCTACAGGGACAGACTCAGGATCAACAGGTTCTCCTGGTCCAAGATTTTGAAGATCTCGTACAAAAGAAACAATTTCTATATCAAGATCCGACCTGGAGAG TATGAGCAGTTTGAGTCAACCATCGGCTTCAAACTACAGAATCACCGAACTGCAAAGAGACTGTGGAAGGTTTGTGTGGAGCACCACTCTTTTTTCAG GCTGCTGTCCCCTGAAGAGACGCCAAAACGCTCTGTGTTTCTGGGGTCCAAGTTTCGGTTCAGTGGCCGGACTCAGATCCAGAGTCGCAGAGCCAGCGCTCAGATATCAAGACCTGCTCCCCATTTCTACCGCAGCATCAGCAAGAGGAACCTGAGCCGCAGCCTGGACGGCGGTAGGCCTCAGATGCAGCACAAGTGTGAGCAAGTTCATGACTGTGGCTGTGCAGATCTGGGTGCAGGACTGGATGCTGCAGCGAAGGCAAGtgacctcagcagcagcagaactctggagagcaggatggaggaggaggtccaGGTCACACAGGAGGTCCAGGTCACGGAGGAGGCTCAGGTCACGGAGGAGGCTCAGGTCACGCAGGAGGTCCAGGTCACGCAGGAGGTCTGGGTCACGCAGGAGGCTCAGGTCACGCAGGAGGTccaggtgatggaggaggtccaggTCATGGTGGAATTGCACAGGACGGATGATGTCAAGGAAGAAGACAACGTGACTCCTGAAAGTCCCTCAAGTCCTCAGAAAGGCGACACCAAG ACGGAGACCTCGGATCCAGCAGAGGAAGACCTCAGCCACACTGAG CTGACGCTGGGCAGCCCGGAGGAGGCTCCCAATCCTCTCACTACCATCAGCGAACTCCGCCGCTGCTTTCTAGAAGGAGATGGCCTTTTGGCAGACCAAGCGGTGACGGAGTGGGATCGACGCTTGGCCTGCAGACGAGCCGACGACTCTCCGATGATTGAACCCCTGGAGCCAGAGGAG AATTCCAAGGGACTGTCAGAAACACGGGTGGAGAAGAGAATTGTGATTTCAGGAGCCAGCGGGCAG GACTGA
- the LOC128756066 gene encoding band 4.1-like protein 3 isoform X4 yields MVKCVESSPSPPELRCTTVMAGSGDSLATAHLEDDAHTEEQLTPQRGGGATPLPADDSLSRFSSSSWITRSPPRTRRNFRTMIAKVTLLDGSVFSCAVEKSARGQLLLDQVCEHVNLLERDYFALCFLDADNIKNWLDPGKAMKKQLRQDIVSGRLPCSSATLTALGSYTVQSELGDCDPEGSSCENITELTLAPTQTRDLEKRICDLHKTHRGMSPADAEMNFLNIVKKLSMYGVDLHNVKDSEGVAMMLGVCSSGLHVYRDRLRINRFSWSKILKISYKRNNFYIKIRPGEYEQFESTIGFKLQNHRTAKRLWKVCVEHHSFFRLLSPEETPKRSVFLGSKFRFSGRTQIQSRRASAQISRPAPHFYRSISKRNLSRSLDGGRPQMQHKCEQVHDCGCADLGAGLDAAAKASDLSSSRTLESRMEEEVQVTQEVQVTEEAQVTEEAQVTQEVQVTQEVWVTQEAQVTQEVQVMEEVQVMVELHRTDDVKEEDNVTPESPSSPQKGDTKTETSDPAEEDLSHTELTLGSPEEAPNPLTTISELRRCFLEGDGLLADQAVTEWDRRLACRRADDSPMIEPLEPEEEQMHARVSHDVQQAAGADSDGGEDSVGSDASSRDSDDVISVLDARESEESLEPEASAGLLPALCLDLHRHDDENSEHLEDPAEGALTHPHSQPTVDPDEDEDDDGTTRQKVAQVLPVPLSQHHRALLWSNPLTPAVLPSCPRLSSLTDSVVSSAAGPGGPCHEEVTIREFQGTVRNTGGEENCDFRSQRAGLSFPAEVRPANPAPLNSSPVFHHLEYNRSATSV; encoded by the exons ATGGTCAAATGCGTTGAGAGTTCTCCGAGTCCACCAGAGCTCAG GTGCACCACCGTGATGGCTGGGTCAGGTGACTCTCTGGCGACCGCGCACCTGGAGGACGACGCTCACACTGAGGAGCAGCTCACGCCACAGAGG GGGGGCGGAGCCACGCCTTTACCGGCCGACGACTCTCTGAGCCGTTTCTCGTCCAGCAGTTGGATCACGCGCTCGCCGCCCAGAACCCGTCGCAACTTCCGAACCATGATCGCCAAGGTCACGCTGCTGGACGGCTCCGTGTTCTCCTGCGCGGTGGAG AAAAGCGCACGtggtcagctgctgttggaccagGTGTGTGAGCACGTCAACCTGCTGGAGAGAGACTACTTTGCCTTGTGCTTCCTGGACGCTGACAACATCAAG AACTGGCTGGATCCAGGGAAAGCGATGAAgaagcag CTGAGACAGGACATCGTGTCAGGACGGCTTCCTTGTTCCTCGGCGACGCTGACTGCGCTGGGCTCGTACACCGTCCAGTCAGAGCTGGGCGACTGTGACCCGG agggcagcagctgcGAGAACATCACGGAACTGACTTTGGCTCCAACTCAGACCAGAGACTTGGAGAAAAGGATCTGTGACCTTCACAAAACACACAG ggggaTGAGTCCTGCTGACGCTGAGATGAACTTCCTCAACATTGTCAAAAAACTCTCCATGTACGGTGTTGATCTTCATAACGTAAAg GACTCGGAGGGCGTGGCCATGATGCTGGGCGTGTGCAGTAGTGGCCTGCATGTCTACAGGGACAGACTCAGGATCAACAGGTTCTCCTGGTCCAAGATTTTGAAGATCTCGTACAAAAGAAACAATTTCTATATCAAGATCCGACCTGGAGAG TATGAGCAGTTTGAGTCAACCATCGGCTTCAAACTACAGAATCACCGAACTGCAAAGAGACTGTGGAAGGTTTGTGTGGAGCACCACTCTTTTTTCAG GCTGCTGTCCCCTGAAGAGACGCCAAAACGCTCTGTGTTTCTGGGGTCCAAGTTTCGGTTCAGTGGCCGGACTCAGATCCAGAGTCGCAGAGCCAGCGCTCAGATATCAAGACCTGCTCCCCATTTCTACCGCAGCATCAGCAAGAGGAACCTGAGCCGCAGCCTGGACGGCGGTAGGCCTCAGATGCAGCACAAGTGTGAGCAAGTTCATGACTGTGGCTGTGCAGATCTGGGTGCAGGACTGGATGCTGCAGCGAAGGCAAGtgacctcagcagcagcagaactctggagagcaggatggaggaggaggtccaGGTCACACAGGAGGTCCAGGTCACGGAGGAGGCTCAGGTCACGGAGGAGGCTCAGGTCACGCAGGAGGTCCAGGTCACGCAGGAGGTCTGGGTCACGCAGGAGGCTCAGGTCACGCAGGAGGTccaggtgatggaggaggtccaggTCATGGTGGAATTGCACAGGACGGATGATGTCAAGGAAGAAGACAACGTGACTCCTGAAAGTCCCTCAAGTCCTCAGAAAGGCGACACCAAG ACGGAGACCTCGGATCCAGCAGAGGAAGACCTCAGCCACACTGAG CTGACGCTGGGCAGCCCGGAGGAGGCTCCCAATCCTCTCACTACCATCAGCGAACTCCGCCGCTGCTTTCTAGAAGGAGATGGCCTTTTGGCAGACCAAGCGGTGACGGAGTGGGATCGACGCTTGGCCTGCAGACGAGCCGACGACTCTCCGATGATTGAACCCCTGGAGCCAGAGGAG gagcAAATGCATGCCCGTGTCAGCCACGATGTCCAGCAGGCAGCTGgagcagacagtgatggaggggaGGATAGCGTAGGCAGCGATGCTAGCAGCCGggacagtgatgatgtcatcagtgtgCTGGACGCCAGAGAGTCTGAGGAGTCTCTGGAGCCGGAGGCCTCAGCAGGCCTGCTCCCAGCGCTGTGCTTGGACCTCCATCGCCATGACGATGAGAACTCGGAGCACTTGGAAGATCCTGCCGAAGGTGCTCTCACGCATCCACACAGTCAGCCCACAGTTGACCCGGATGAAGACGAGGACGATGACGGGACGACTCGGCAAAAGGTGGCGCAAGTCCTTCCTGTCCCCCTGAGCCAGCATCATAGAGCCCTTCTCTGGTCCAACCCGCTCACCCCAGCCGTCCTCCCAAGCTGCCCCCGTCTCTCCTCCTTGACTGACAGTGTTGTCTCTTCTGCAGCTGGTCCTGGAGGCCCCTGTCATGAGGAAGTCACCATCAGGG AATTCCAAGGGACTGTCAGAAACACGGGTGGAGAAGAGAATTGTGATTTCAGGAGCCAGCGGGCAG GACTGAGTTTTCCAGCTGAGGTCCGGCCTGCAAACCCCGCCCCACTCAACTCTTCACCAGTTTTTCATCACCTGGAATACAATCGTTCCGCGACCTCCGTTTAG